Proteins found in one Bacillus subtilis subsp. subtilis str. 168 genomic segment:
- the ydeH gene encoding putative integral inner membrane protein (Evidence 3: Putative function from multiple computational evidences; PubMedId: 15849754, 16850406; Product type m: membrane component), with the protein MNHIKWLSDLKKAGLLALGKGVITLLKRFSLVIVTLMMSIVVVLAAAKESPGDHVISFDEPIILMISIGIVVFLLIPPLVMSFFGNLVVRIISGVYQCFIVFTFLGLIPIGFLIPNGFLTILVSIAGTLVSIASVAVTLCIGKNKKDI; encoded by the coding sequence TTGAATCACATAAAATGGTTATCGGATTTGAAAAAGGCAGGATTACTCGCTTTAGGTAAAGGAGTCATAACGTTGTTAAAAAGGTTTTCTCTTGTTATTGTTACACTAATGATGTCTATCGTTGTTGTTTTAGCGGCTGCTAAAGAGTCGCCTGGAGATCATGTCATCTCATTTGATGAACCTATTATCTTGATGATCTCAATTGGAATCGTTGTATTTTTATTGATCCCTCCATTAGTCATGTCCTTTTTTGGCAATTTGGTTGTAAGAATAATATCTGGTGTATACCAATGTTTTATCGTTTTCACTTTTCTGGGGCTCATTCCAATTGGATTTCTTATTCCCAATGGCTTTTTGACAATTCTAGTTTCTATTGCAGGAACTTTAGTCAGTATAGCTAGTGTTGCCGTAACCTTATGCATTGGCAAGAATAAAAAAGATATATAA
- the ydeD gene encoding putative permease (Evidence 3: Putative function from multiple computational evidences; PubMedId: 15849754, 16850406; Product type t: transporter): protein MNTSNRRMGLFYVITGATCWGIGGTVAKKLFQEYQIDVNWLVTTRLLTAGMLLLMLQLFRKDRSQVIEVWKHKASAGQLLIFGLLGMLAVQYTYMASIQHGNAAVATLLQYLSPVIVIIYTLLRKQTVLTKQDIITVVLALVGCFFLLTNGSMSQLSVPAAAVVWGVLSGFAAAFYTLYAVGLLNKFDSLVVVGWAMIIGGFALGFIHPPWQLDFQRLTAEAYAYILFVILFGTMIAFWFFIKSLESLSPKETSLLGSLEPLSAVVTTVVWLKAPFGSFQWIGAICIIGITLILALHKEPSMESEKSILKIRNHANRDI, encoded by the coding sequence ATGAATACTTCCAATAGAAGAATGGGATTGTTCTATGTTATCACAGGGGCGACATGTTGGGGGATTGGAGGCACAGTAGCCAAAAAACTTTTTCAAGAATATCAAATTGATGTCAATTGGCTTGTAACGACACGCTTGCTTACGGCTGGAATGTTACTTTTAATGCTGCAACTGTTCAGAAAGGATCGTTCCCAGGTTATTGAGGTGTGGAAACACAAAGCGTCGGCTGGCCAGCTTCTAATTTTTGGCCTATTGGGAATGCTAGCTGTGCAGTACACATATATGGCATCCATTCAACATGGGAATGCTGCCGTTGCTACGTTATTGCAATATTTATCCCCAGTAATCGTCATTATCTACACGCTGTTGCGAAAACAAACGGTTCTTACCAAACAAGATATCATAACTGTTGTACTTGCTTTAGTGGGTTGCTTTTTTTTGTTAACAAATGGTTCAATGTCTCAACTTTCAGTGCCGGCAGCTGCAGTAGTATGGGGAGTTTTATCAGGATTCGCGGCAGCTTTTTATACTTTGTATGCCGTTGGTTTATTAAATAAATTTGATTCTCTTGTCGTTGTAGGTTGGGCTATGATTATTGGCGGTTTTGCATTGGGTTTTATCCATCCGCCATGGCAACTGGATTTTCAACGATTAACTGCTGAGGCGTATGCATATATCTTATTCGTGATATTATTTGGAACAATGATTGCGTTCTGGTTCTTCATAAAAAGCTTGGAAAGCCTCTCTCCAAAAGAAACAAGCCTACTAGGCAGTCTAGAGCCTCTATCAGCTGTTGTAACAACTGTCGTTTGGTTAAAAGCGCCATTTGGTTCTTTTCAATGGATTGGTGCTATTTGTATTATAGGGATAACTTTAATATTGGCTTTACATAAAGAGCCTTCTATGGAGAGTGAAAAATCGATATTAAAGATTAGGAATCATGCAAATCGGGATATATAG
- the ydeG gene encoding putative permease (Evidence 3: Putative function from multiple computational evidences; PubMedId: 15849754, 16850406; Product type t: transporter): MMLDKDSVKAIDVQTASLQSYISSPEKQKSLYKRTLFVVSISQIFGGAGLAAGVTVGALIAQQMLGTDAFAGLPSALFTLGSAGSALIVGRLSQRYGRRTGLSAGFMIGGLGAIGVIMAAIINSIFLLFISLLIYGAGTATNLQARYAGTDLANHKQRATAVSITMVFTTFGAVAGPSLVNVMGDFALSIGVPSLAGPFILAAAAYMLAGVVLFIMLRPDPLVIARTIEAANEEPGDKGHLAATEHTENKKGIIVGATVMVLTQIVMVAIMTMTPVHMRHHGHDLGAVGLVIGFHIGAMYLPSLVTGVLVDRLGRTAMAISSGTTLLLAGVIAAFAPGESMILLVIALSLLGLGWNFGLISGTALIVDSTDTATRAKTQGTVDVLIALSGAAGGALSGMIVAGSSYLALSLIGGILSLLLIPVVVWSRGR; encoded by the coding sequence ATGATGTTAGACAAGGACAGCGTAAAAGCAATAGATGTTCAAACTGCTTCATTACAGAGCTACATCAGTTCACCAGAAAAACAAAAATCGTTATACAAGCGTACACTATTCGTTGTGAGTATCTCACAAATTTTTGGCGGTGCGGGGCTGGCGGCAGGAGTGACTGTCGGTGCGCTTATTGCACAGCAAATGCTTGGCACTGATGCGTTTGCTGGTTTGCCTTCTGCTTTATTTACTTTAGGGTCAGCAGGATCTGCATTAATTGTTGGAAGACTTTCTCAACGTTATGGCCGTCGAACAGGTCTTTCAGCTGGCTTTATGATTGGCGGACTTGGAGCAATAGGCGTTATTATGGCAGCAATCATAAATAGTATTTTCTTGTTATTTATTTCGTTGCTTATTTACGGTGCAGGTACAGCCACTAATTTACAGGCCCGTTATGCAGGTACAGACTTAGCAAATCATAAGCAGCGAGCGACTGCTGTTAGTATAACCATGGTTTTTACTACATTTGGCGCAGTGGCAGGTCCAAGCTTAGTGAATGTGATGGGGGATTTCGCTCTTTCTATTGGTGTTCCATCACTTGCTGGCCCTTTCATTTTAGCCGCAGCAGCATATATGTTAGCAGGTGTGGTCCTTTTCATTATGCTTCGTCCAGATCCATTAGTTATAGCAAGAACAATAGAAGCGGCAAATGAAGAGCCTGGTGATAAAGGACATTTGGCGGCAACTGAGCATACAGAAAACAAAAAAGGGATAATCGTTGGGGCAACGGTTATGGTTCTTACCCAAATAGTAATGGTAGCTATTATGACAATGACACCGGTTCATATGAGACATCATGGGCATGACTTGGGTGCAGTCGGTCTTGTTATTGGTTTTCATATAGGTGCTATGTATCTCCCTTCACTTGTTACAGGTGTTCTTGTAGATAGGTTGGGACGTACCGCAATGGCTATTTCCTCTGGAACAACGTTGCTTTTGGCAGGTGTAATAGCAGCATTTGCTCCGGGAGAATCTATGATTCTTCTCGTCATTGCTCTTTCTTTACTGGGATTAGGGTGGAATTTTGGTTTGATAAGCGGGACTGCCCTTATTGTAGATTCAACTGATACTGCCACACGAGCTAAAACGCAGGGGACAGTGGATGTTCTGATTGCGTTGTCAGGAGCTGCTGGCGGAGCATTATCTGGAATGATTGTGGCAGGTTCAAGTTACCTCGCATTATCACTTATTGGAGGGATTTTGTCCTTATTACTCATTCCGGTGGTGGTATGGTCTAGGGGCCGCTAA
- the ydzE gene encoding putative permease (Evidence 3: Putative function from multiple computational evidences; Product type t: transporter), whose amino-acid sequence MYLGIVSTACAFLLWNHGLQLLNASSGGLFFFFQPLVGTLLGWILLGEQIGGTFWIGSFLILSGVLLVIKEKEKEVKS is encoded by the coding sequence TTGTATTTGGGAATTGTTTCAACAGCTTGTGCATTTTTATTGTGGAACCACGGCTTACAATTATTAAATGCCTCAAGTGGAGGCCTCTTTTTCTTTTTTCAGCCTCTGGTTGGAACCTTACTCGGATGGATTCTGCTTGGAGAACAAATAGGCGGGACATTTTGGATAGGTTCGTTTTTAATTCTGAGCGGTGTTTTATTAGTCATTAAAGAGAAAGAAAAAGAAGTGAAGTCATAA
- the ydeL gene encoding putative PLP-dependent transcriptional regulator (Evidence 3: Putative function from multiple computational evidences; PubMedId: 15223311, 28348215; Product type r: regulator), which produces MDITPFLNRTLDIPLYQQLYRYFKENMHRGRIQKGMKLPSKRLLANQLSISQTTVERAYEQLAAEGYIVSKPRSGWFADYHDSDFAYDRMPSTTPIQQEAEENKQWIDFHYGNVDSSYFPFSAWRKSMVNSLDQYGHELYRPGHVLGEFELRTLIAEYLYQSRGVHCGPEQVIIGAGNPILLQILCQVFEPNISIGYEDPGYPRARKIFEANRMNIVPIPVDDEGICIQKIKEQQPNLVYVTPSHQFTLGTIMTINRRIQLLKWAAENQSFIIEDDYDGEFRYTGQPVPSLQGLDQHNRVIYMGTFSKSLLPSLRISYMILPSPLLKKGHEITSLYKQTVSCHSQLTLAEFIKNGEWQKHINRMRKLYRKKRAIVLEAVQRELGEHVRIRGENSGLRILLDVYLPFGEKELIEKAKKHGVKIYPVSLSYQHHPPTKTVSLGFAGVSESDIREGIKKLKAAWKI; this is translated from the coding sequence ATGGATATCACGCCTTTTTTGAATAGAACTCTGGATATTCCGCTTTATCAGCAGCTTTATCGGTATTTTAAAGAAAATATGCATCGGGGCCGTATTCAAAAAGGAATGAAGCTTCCTTCAAAAAGACTCCTGGCGAATCAGCTTTCCATCAGCCAAACGACTGTAGAACGTGCCTATGAACAGCTCGCTGCTGAAGGTTATATTGTGAGCAAGCCAAGAAGCGGGTGGTTTGCTGATTATCATGATTCTGATTTTGCTTATGATAGAATGCCAAGCACAACACCCATTCAACAAGAAGCAGAAGAAAATAAACAATGGATTGATTTTCATTATGGGAATGTAGATTCTTCTTACTTCCCTTTTTCCGCATGGCGAAAAAGCATGGTCAATAGCTTAGACCAATATGGACACGAGCTTTATCGGCCGGGACATGTTTTAGGAGAGTTTGAGCTGAGAACACTCATTGCAGAGTACCTGTATCAATCTCGGGGGGTTCATTGCGGCCCTGAACAAGTGATTATAGGTGCCGGGAACCCTATTCTGCTGCAAATCTTGTGCCAAGTTTTTGAGCCGAATATTTCTATAGGGTATGAGGATCCTGGTTATCCAAGAGCACGCAAGATTTTTGAAGCCAACCGCATGAATATTGTTCCTATACCAGTCGATGATGAGGGAATCTGTATACAGAAGATCAAAGAACAGCAGCCAAACCTTGTATATGTCACACCTTCCCATCAATTTACGCTGGGAACCATAATGACAATAAACAGAAGAATTCAGCTGCTCAAATGGGCGGCCGAAAATCAATCCTTTATCATAGAGGATGATTATGACGGGGAATTTAGGTACACAGGACAGCCGGTTCCTTCTCTGCAAGGGCTTGATCAGCATAACCGTGTCATTTATATGGGCACTTTTTCTAAGTCTCTTTTGCCCTCGCTGCGTATCAGCTATATGATTCTTCCTTCGCCTCTTTTAAAAAAGGGTCATGAAATCACGTCCTTATATAAGCAGACAGTGTCCTGCCACAGTCAGCTAACCCTAGCTGAATTTATAAAAAATGGAGAGTGGCAAAAACACATCAACAGAATGAGAAAACTTTACCGCAAAAAAAGAGCCATTGTATTAGAGGCAGTGCAAAGGGAATTAGGAGAGCATGTCAGAATCCGCGGAGAAAACTCTGGGCTTCGTATCTTACTTGACGTTTATTTGCCATTTGGTGAAAAAGAGTTAATTGAGAAGGCGAAAAAACATGGAGTAAAAATTTATCCTGTTTCTCTTTCTTATCAACATCATCCTCCTACAAAAACGGTCTCGCTCGGGTTTGCAGGGGTTTCTGAATCCGACATAAGAGAAGGCATAAAAAAACTGAAGGCTGCCTGGAAGATATGA
- the ydeC gene encoding putative transcriptional regulator (AraC/XylS family) (Evidence 3: Putative function from multiple computational evidences; PubMedId: 10704478; Product type r: regulator), translating into MKNFVIDQNLKELTEHRTVELPVACYKTTINQNINGYIPLHWHDEIQFVLILKGIALFQINEEKIEVHEGDGLFINSGYLHMAEEKEGSDCTYICLNVSPHFVLSQELYSSYVQPYMFSTNLPYLFLAGNQQWAKNILDAVKKINQLIQQKTSLYEIDITMQLTLMWKNLVVNGFQLEYDQSEMIKSHRMKQMLNWIHLHYVEKITLEDIAKAGQLSRSECCRYFKRMLNKTPLRYVMDYRIQKSLLLLQHPESNVTEVSYQVGFNSTSYFISKFQQAMNMTPLSYKKMNS; encoded by the coding sequence ATGAAGAATTTTGTGATCGATCAAAATTTAAAAGAATTAACAGAGCACCGAACGGTAGAATTGCCAGTTGCCTGCTACAAGACAACGATCAATCAAAATATAAATGGCTATATTCCGCTTCATTGGCATGATGAAATCCAATTTGTTTTGATACTAAAAGGGATAGCTCTCTTTCAAATAAATGAAGAAAAAATAGAGGTTCACGAAGGGGATGGATTATTTATCAATAGCGGCTACCTGCACATGGCCGAAGAAAAGGAAGGCTCGGATTGTACGTATATTTGCTTGAATGTGTCACCCCATTTCGTTTTATCTCAGGAACTGTATTCAAGCTATGTTCAGCCCTATATGTTTTCAACCAATTTGCCCTATTTATTTTTGGCTGGAAATCAACAGTGGGCAAAAAATATTCTAGATGCTGTTAAAAAAATAAATCAATTGATTCAACAAAAGACATCGCTCTATGAGATTGACATTACGATGCAATTAACGTTAATGTGGAAAAACCTGGTCGTTAATGGTTTTCAATTAGAGTACGATCAATCTGAAATGATAAAAAGTCATCGAATGAAACAAATGTTAAACTGGATCCATCTCCATTATGTTGAAAAAATCACATTAGAGGACATTGCAAAAGCTGGCCAACTGAGCCGTTCTGAATGCTGCCGTTATTTTAAACGAATGCTGAATAAGACGCCATTACGTTATGTAATGGATTATAGAATTCAAAAAAGCTTATTATTACTGCAACACCCTGAATCCAATGTGACAGAAGTGTCTTATCAAGTTGGATTTAACAGTACCAGTTATTTCATAAGTAAATTTCAACAAGCGATGAATATGACGCCATTATCATACAAAAAAATGAATTCATAA
- the ydeK gene encoding putative permease (Evidence 3: Putative function from multiple computational evidences; PubMedId: 15849754, 16850406; Product type t: transporter), whose translation MNKTTNGWINGFIGVLIFSGSLPATRLAVSDFDPLFLTVCRAAIAGVLAGGLLLIFRQQHPAKRDLISLLVVAFGVVIGFPLLTALALQHVTSAHAIVFIGLLPLATAVFGVLRGGERPRPVFWIFSAAGSLLVAGFALIQGGGSSPLGDAYMLASIVVCGLGYAEGAKLSRRLGNWQVISWALVLSLPLMLPLSFFFTPDSWSAIGVPALLSLAYVSLFSMLIGFVFWYRGLAQGGIAAVGQLQLLQPFFGLLLASVILHEKVGWALVAVNIAVIMCVAAARRFAK comes from the coding sequence ATGAACAAAACAACAAATGGCTGGATAAATGGTTTTATAGGCGTACTCATTTTCAGCGGCTCGCTGCCTGCGACCCGTTTGGCTGTGTCAGACTTCGATCCGTTATTTCTCACAGTTTGCCGTGCTGCGATAGCTGGTGTACTGGCGGGAGGTCTCCTTCTCATCTTCCGGCAGCAGCATCCTGCCAAAAGAGATCTCATTTCATTGTTAGTGGTAGCGTTCGGCGTAGTGATTGGTTTCCCGTTGCTGACAGCTTTAGCGCTTCAGCATGTCACATCCGCACACGCCATTGTCTTCATTGGACTTCTTCCACTCGCAACGGCAGTCTTCGGCGTACTGCGCGGGGGTGAACGCCCTCGCCCCGTCTTCTGGATTTTCTCAGCTGCCGGCAGCTTGTTAGTAGCAGGTTTCGCCCTCATTCAGGGGGGAGGTTCATCCCCGCTTGGCGACGCGTACATGCTGGCTTCTATTGTCGTATGCGGTCTTGGTTATGCAGAAGGGGCCAAACTTTCACGGCGTCTGGGGAATTGGCAGGTGATCTCATGGGCACTCGTTCTGTCGCTTCCTCTTATGCTGCCATTGTCGTTCTTTTTTACGCCGGACTCATGGTCGGCGATCGGCGTTCCCGCACTGCTCAGTCTTGCATATGTATCCTTATTCAGCATGCTGATTGGCTTCGTGTTCTGGTATCGAGGTCTTGCCCAAGGGGGAATTGCAGCGGTTGGGCAGCTCCAGCTTCTCCAGCCTTTTTTTGGACTGCTGCTTGCCTCAGTGATTCTGCACGAGAAAGTGGGCTGGGCACTCGTAGCAGTGAATATCGCCGTTATCATGTGCGTTGCAGCAGCTCGGCGATTTGCAAAGTAA
- the ydeE gene encoding putative transcriptional regulator (AraC/XylS family) (Evidence 3: Putative function from multiple computational evidences; Product type r: regulator), with amino-acid sequence MDLLKSMNRALKYIEENLTNDIDFQEAAKLAFCSEYHFKRMFSFLAGISLSEYIRRRRLTLAAFELKDSNVKVIDIAIKYGYNSPDSFARAFQNLHGINPSKARFNGHSLKAYPRMTFQLTIKGGNEMNYRIEEKEAFRIVGIKKRVPIIFKGINPEIASMWESLDEKAINKLKELSNVAPSGLISASTNFSEGRTEENGELDHYIGAATTKRCPDNFSRLEVPASTWAVFESIGPFPDTLQEVWGRIYSEWFPSSNYEQIEGPEILWNEHKDVTSPSFKSEIWIPITKK; translated from the coding sequence ATGGATTTGCTTAAAAGTATGAATAGGGCGTTAAAGTATATTGAAGAAAACCTCACTAATGATATTGATTTTCAAGAGGCAGCAAAGCTTGCTTTCTGCTCTGAATATCATTTTAAAAGGATGTTTTCCTTCCTTGCAGGTATTTCATTATCGGAATATATTCGTCGCAGACGTCTTACTCTTGCAGCTTTTGAACTGAAAGACAGCAATGTAAAAGTGATTGATATTGCAATAAAGTACGGTTATAACTCACCAGATTCTTTTGCACGGGCATTCCAAAATTTACATGGCATAAACCCATCAAAAGCCAGATTTAATGGCCATTCCCTTAAAGCTTATCCACGAATGACCTTCCAGCTAACAATTAAAGGAGGAAATGAAATGAACTACCGTATTGAAGAAAAAGAGGCATTTCGCATCGTTGGCATTAAAAAAAGAGTTCCTATTATTTTCAAAGGAATTAATCCGGAAATTGCATCTATGTGGGAAAGTTTAGATGAAAAAGCAATAAATAAACTAAAAGAGCTATCTAATGTAGCACCATCAGGCCTCATTAGTGCATCCACGAATTTTTCTGAAGGTCGGACAGAGGAAAACGGAGAGCTCGATCACTATATTGGCGCAGCCACAACGAAACGGTGTCCAGATAACTTCTCACGGCTTGAAGTTCCTGCCTCAACATGGGCTGTATTCGAATCAATCGGGCCATTTCCGGATACACTGCAAGAAGTATGGGGACGCATTTATTCCGAATGGTTTCCATCGTCAAATTACGAACAAATAGAAGGTCCAGAAATATTGTGGAACGAGCATAAGGATGTAACATCACCATCTTTTAAAAGTGAAATTTGGATACCAATCACAAAAAAGTAA
- the ydeF gene encoding putative PLP-dependent transcriptional regulator (Evidence 3: Putative function from multiple computational evidences; PubMedId: 15223311, 28348215; Product type r: regulator), producing MPINSFENYPMSWKPSIDKAEKPIYKALAGQLEQDILNGVLLPGTKLPPQRELADYLDLNVSTISKAFKVCELKGLLSATVGSGTFVSYDALSNAYLLEDTKPTHLIEMGAILPDHASYEPLLYQLKNMVHEEDYEKWFSYGRAGESLWQKDAAVKLIQRGGFETSVDHILFANGGQNAIAATLASLCKPGDRIGVDHHTYPGLKTVASLLSVQIVPIKSENDEMSPESLEYACKNENIKGLYLIPDYHNPTTSFMSVENRRMVADIVKKYNLFVIEDASYHLLNKNPLPALASFAPQQVIHIASLSKSLAPGLRLAYVAVPRQYKEPISKALYNLNITVSPLLAELTARTIVSNQFEVLIESHREQTIRRNQLVNRYVAGYTCLGVETGIFRWLLLPGKMSGAEFEELAARLGVQVYAAERFVVGNSCPERAVRVSVCAPKTLEELEQGLMILRRLLDDLT from the coding sequence ATGCCTATCAATTCTTTTGAAAATTATCCGATGAGCTGGAAGCCATCGATTGATAAAGCTGAAAAGCCTATTTATAAAGCACTTGCAGGGCAATTGGAACAGGATATTTTAAACGGAGTTTTATTACCTGGAACAAAACTTCCTCCACAGCGAGAATTGGCCGATTATCTAGATTTAAATGTGAGTACGATTTCAAAAGCATTTAAAGTGTGTGAGTTAAAAGGGCTGCTGAGTGCGACTGTAGGGAGCGGCACATTTGTATCGTATGATGCGTTGTCGAATGCGTATTTACTTGAGGATACTAAGCCGACACATTTAATTGAAATGGGAGCAATACTTCCAGATCACGCTTCATATGAGCCCTTGTTATACCAACTGAAAAACATGGTTCATGAGGAGGATTATGAAAAATGGTTTAGCTATGGCCGGGCAGGTGAAAGCCTTTGGCAAAAAGATGCAGCTGTAAAGCTCATCCAAAGAGGCGGATTTGAAACATCCGTTGATCACATTTTATTTGCAAATGGAGGGCAAAATGCGATTGCAGCGACATTGGCGAGTCTTTGTAAGCCTGGAGATCGCATCGGAGTTGACCATCATACGTACCCTGGATTAAAAACTGTTGCATCATTGCTTAGTGTGCAAATCGTACCGATAAAATCAGAAAACGATGAAATGAGTCCGGAGTCACTTGAATATGCGTGTAAAAACGAAAATATTAAAGGTTTGTATTTAATCCCGGATTATCATAATCCGACGACTTCCTTTATGTCTGTTGAGAATCGAAGAATGGTTGCAGACATTGTAAAGAAATATAATCTGTTTGTTATTGAGGATGCATCGTACCATCTTCTCAACAAAAATCCGCTTCCGGCACTCGCCTCATTCGCACCGCAACAGGTTATTCATATTGCAAGTTTATCAAAATCGTTAGCGCCAGGCCTGCGTTTGGCTTATGTAGCAGTGCCGAGACAATATAAGGAGCCAATATCAAAGGCGCTTTATAATTTAAATATAACTGTTTCCCCGCTATTAGCTGAACTTACTGCTCGCACGATTGTATCAAATCAATTTGAAGTCTTAATTGAGAGTCATCGTGAACAAACCATTCGCAGAAATCAACTCGTAAACCGATATGTTGCGGGATATACATGTTTAGGTGTTGAAACAGGCATTTTTCGTTGGTTGTTGTTACCGGGTAAAATGTCTGGTGCCGAATTTGAAGAATTGGCTGCTCGACTTGGCGTGCAAGTGTATGCGGCTGAACGCTTTGTAGTGGGAAATAGTTGTCCTGAAAGGGCTGTAAGGGTTTCTGTCTGTGCACCAAAAACACTTGAAGAGCTTGAACAAGGATTAATGATCCTGAGACGTTTGCTAGACGATCTTACCTAA
- the ydeI gene encoding hypothetical protein (Evidence 4: Unknown function but conserved in other organisms; PubMedId: 16390439), which translates to MTNSRTNPKVDEFLSKAKKWKEEFEKLRTIILDCELTEDFKWMHPCYTYHNKNIVLIHGFKEYCALLFHKGVLLQDTDGILIQQTENVQAARQIRFTNVQEINELENILKAYIHEAIEVEKAGLKVDVNKNIELNIPEELQNKFDEIPALKIAFEALTPGRQRAYTLYFSQAKQSKTRESRVEKYVQKILDGKGLKD; encoded by the coding sequence ATGACAAATAGCAGAACAAATCCGAAGGTTGATGAATTTTTAAGTAAAGCGAAAAAGTGGAAGGAAGAATTTGAGAAGTTGAGAACCATCATTCTTGACTGTGAGCTGACTGAAGATTTTAAGTGGATGCATCCTTGTTACACATATCATAATAAAAATATTGTTTTAATACATGGGTTTAAAGAATATTGCGCGCTTCTGTTCCACAAAGGCGTCTTATTACAGGATACAGATGGAATTCTCATTCAACAAACGGAGAATGTACAGGCGGCGCGCCAGATTCGGTTTACAAATGTTCAGGAAATAAATGAGCTAGAAAACATTTTGAAAGCCTATATTCACGAAGCCATTGAAGTTGAAAAAGCCGGTTTGAAAGTGGATGTTAACAAAAATATTGAATTGAACATTCCTGAAGAACTTCAAAATAAATTCGATGAAATCCCTGCATTGAAAATTGCTTTTGAAGCTTTGACCCCGGGACGGCAAAGAGCGTACACTCTTTATTTTTCTCAAGCCAAACAATCCAAAACCCGAGAATCGAGAGTCGAAAAATATGTGCAAAAAATTCTCGATGGAAAGGGATTAAAGGATTAG
- the ydeJ gene encoding putative lipoprotein (Evidence 3: Putative function from multiple computational evidences; Product type lp: lipoprotein) has translation MKKRRKICYCNTALLLMILLAGCTDSKDGEAQQPSNQASAVQTDEKHTEPEESTKIRKDEAEPITESEESATKAANDTSSAEEKSKEDNVLAAYSSEKIEYARVWLQLGPNQEIDELNVRHIAAGEPINPNDDTSASYPENVTQLAGSRLVDGSVTYHGNGDGTIHVYNVPLRWDSADDIEKGVMREVTESIIKNRKTVYVDTGDDEKIKRLIDIMMIH, from the coding sequence ATGAAGAAACGCAGAAAGATATGTTATTGCAATACTGCCCTGCTGCTTATGATTTTGCTTGCTGGATGTACGGACAGTAAGGATGGAGAAGCACAACAACCTTCAAATCAAGCTTCTGCTGTGCAAACTGACGAAAAACACACTGAGCCTGAAGAGAGCACCAAAATACGCAAGGATGAAGCGGAGCCAATAACAGAATCAGAAGAATCCGCAACAAAAGCTGCAAATGATACCTCTTCAGCAGAAGAGAAAAGCAAAGAAGACAATGTATTGGCAGCATACTCTTCGGAAAAAATTGAATATGCCAGAGTTTGGCTTCAACTTGGACCTAATCAAGAGATAGATGAATTAAATGTTCGACATATTGCGGCTGGCGAGCCAATTAATCCTAATGATGATACAAGTGCCAGCTATCCAGAAAATGTGACCCAGTTGGCAGGTTCTCGTTTAGTGGATGGATCAGTCACTTATCATGGCAATGGGGATGGCACAATTCATGTATATAATGTGCCTTTACGCTGGGATTCCGCTGATGATATAGAAAAAGGCGTCATGCGGGAAGTGACTGAGAGTATCATAAAAAACAGAAAAACAGTGTACGTTGATACAGGCGACGATGAAAAAATCAAGCGGCTCATTGATATCATGATGATTCATTAA